From one Hirundo rustica isolate bHirRus1 chromosome 8, bHirRus1.pri.v3, whole genome shotgun sequence genomic stretch:
- the NANOS1 gene encoding nanos homolog 1 translates to MEAFPGAKLEQHRHLPPVECLPGARYGGRSHSACGNVFNSWNDYLGLATLITKAVRPGKGFGAEPPSVVVAAAVPPAEEEEEEEEEEEEAAGPYFEGALDLHDLDLCGHHHHHHHGEGLLEERFADFSPFPGRGGPAAVVFDCSGEHPGREGSAHAWGGVVVAGRLPAHPRAASRLLKPELQVCVFCRNNKEAVALYTTHILKGPDGRVLCPVLRRYTCPLCGASGDNAHTIKYCPLSKVPAARQLRHARTALGRKGR, encoded by the coding sequence ATGGAGGCATTCCCGGGCGCCAAGCTGGAGCAACACCGGCACCTCCCGCCCGTCGAGTGCCTGCCGGGCGCCCGCTACGGCGGCCGGAGCCACAGCGCCTGCGGGAACGTCTTCAACTCCTGGAACGACTACCTGGGGCTGGCCACGCTCATCACCAAGGCCGTGCGGCCGGGCAAGGGCTTCGGCGCCGAGCCCCCCTCGGTGGTGGTAGCGGCCGCCGTGCCGCcggccgaggaggaggaggaagaggaggaggaggaggaagaggcggCGGGGCCGTACTTCGAGGGCGCGCTGGACTTGCACGACCTGGACCTGTGCGGgcatcaccatcaccaccaccacggcgaggggctgctggaggagcgCTTCGCCGACTTCAGCCCCTTTCCCgggcgcggcggccccgccgccgtgGTGTTCGACTGCTCGGGGGAGCACCCGGGCCGGGAGGGCTCTGCCCACGCCTGGGGCGGCGTGGTGGTGGCGGGGCGGCTGCCGGCGCACCCGCGGGCCGCCTCCCGCCTGCTCAAGCCCGAGCTGCAGGTCTGCGTCTTCTGCCGGAACAACAAGGAGGCGGTGGCCCTCTACACCACGCACATCCTCAAAGGACCCGACGGCCGCGTCCTGTGCCCGGTGCTGCGGCGCTACACCTGCCCCCTCTGCGGCGCCAGCGGCGACAATGCCCACACCATCAAGTACTGCCCCCTCTCCAAAGTGCCGGCGGCCCGGCAGCTCCGGCACGCCCGGACCGCCCTGGGCAGGAAGGGCCGCTAG